CCAGTTAGAACCCACCAAACGTCGCTGGTATCCCGTGATTGACTATAGCCTGTGTACGAATTGCATGGAGTGCATCGATTTTTGCCTGTTCGGTGTCTACGGCGTTGATCAGGGGGGACAAATTCTGGTGGAAGAACAGGATAGCTGCAAAAAAGGCTGTCCTGCCTGTAGCCGCGTCTGCCCGGAAAACGCGATTATCTTCCCCGGACATAAAACGCCCGGGATTGCTGGTGCCGATGGTGAAGTCGCCGGTTTGAAAATTGATCTCTCCAAATTATTTGGCGCACCGGATGCATTGGAGATGGCAGCCAGAGAACGTGATGTGGAACTGGTCGCCGAGGGAAGGGATGCTGTGGGAATGACAGTGGGCATTCCCAATCGTTCAAAGGTTTCACAAGAAACCAGCGATGAGTTAGACGAGCTGATCGACAGCCTGGATGCCATGGACTTATAGGCTTTCAATGATTTGAAACAGAACTCTGAATAAACAAGACATCGGAATGAGTGAAAGCATCTCCTATCAGAGAGTTCAAGCCGCATACCAGCGAGCACGGGCAGAATTACTTTCTGCTCGCACTGACGCCGGTCACTGGGAGGGAGAACTTTCGACTTCCGCGCTTTCAACGGCCACGGCAGTTATGGCACTTGAAATGATTCGCCGTCACCGTCCCGCCGATGATCATTCACTCGACTCCTCTATCAAACAAGGTATTCACTGGATCGCCACACACCAAAATGAAGATGGCGGCTGGGGCGATACCGTTAAAAGCTTCAGCAATATTTCCACCAGTATGCTCTGTCACGCAGTATTTCATGCAACCGGCAATACAGAGAAGTTTGCTACAGTTGTCGTCAACGCGAAACAATACATCGATCGCATTGGCGGTGTCGAGGCAGTCGTTGCCCGCTATGGCAAAGACAAAACATTTTCTGTGCCCATCCTCACACATTGTGCACTCGCAGGACTCGTCGATTGGAAAACCATCCCTGCCCTGCCCTTTGAATTGTCCTGTCTGCCTGCCAATTTTTACAAAACAGTTCGTTTGCCCGTTGTCAGCTATGCGCTGCCGGCGCTCATCGCCATTGGTCAGGTGAGACACCATTTCCAAAAACCCAAAAATCCGATCACACGTATCATCCGAAATCTATCGATTCAGAAAAGCCTCAAGAAGCTGATTTCGATTCAACCCACGAATGGCGGTTTTCTGGAAGCGGCCCCGCTCACCAGTTTTGTCACGATGAGTCTGGCGGGAATGGGTCTCGTCGATCACCCGGTTGTTAAGAAGGGACTGGAATTTTTACTCGCTTCCGCCAGACCGGATGGCAGTTGGCCCATCGATACCAATCTGGCGACCTGGACGACCACTCTTTCCGTGAATGCCATTCGGGGAACTCTCTCCGAATTTGAAAAAACCCCCATTCGTCAATGGTTATTACAACAGCAATATCAGGAATTGCATCCTTACACTTCCGCTGAACCGGGCGGCTGGGCGTGGACCGATCTACCGGGGGGTGTGCCTGACGCCGACGATACTCCCGGGGCCATTCTGGCATTATTGAATCTAAAACCAGAAGAATCTGAAAACGAACACACACCGGAAGTCAGACTCGCCTTACGTAATGGCGTCCAATGGCTGCTTGATTTGCAAAACAGTAATGGGGGCTGGCCGACCTTCTGTCGTGGTTGGGGAACGCTTCCTTTCGATCAGAGTGCGGCCGACATTTCGGCGCATGTCATTCGTGCGTTGCAAGCCTGGCTGCAAACAGAGCCAGATGATGCGGACATTCCATTGCGGAACCGCGCCGAGCGCGCCATCCAACATTCGTTTCGTTATCTGGCATCTGTACAACGCGCCGATGGTTCCTGGCTGCCGCTCTGGTTTGGAAATCAGCACATCAAGAATGACGAAAATCCGGTTTACGGCACCGCGCGCGTGTTAGCCGCTTATGCATCGCAGGAGATGTCTGAGTCCGCACAGGCGGAACAAGCCATCAAATTTTTGAAAAGCGTACAAAATGACGATGGTGGATGGGGCGGTGATGCTGGAGCCCCTTCCAGCGTCGAAGAAACCGCCTTAGCAGTTGACACTTTACTGTCGTTGGGCCTCGATCATGACAATCCGAACATCACTTCAGGCCTGAATTGGCTGTTGCAACAGGTGGAAACAAACGGTTTTACTGAATCCACGCCGATTGGCTTTTACTTTGCTAAATTATGGTATTTCGAACAACTTTATCCAATTATCTTTACTGTTTCCGCCCTGCATCGGGCAGAAATGGTTTTAAAAAAATATACTGATGACAATTTAAGATTGTCGCTTGCGGAAGAGGATTACCCTATAATGAGTACCGAGAACCAATAGGTCCCACCTGATCCCCAAGCACACTTTCAGGCAAACTTTTATTCAATAACTTAATCATCGCTCGGCTGAGTTACTTACTATAGAGGAGTGTTCCGTGTCCATCGCGCCTTTAGACCAGGAAAATTCTGAAGATAATATCGTCCCTGGCTCAGCGAAGCCTACGCAAGACGCTTCCGAAGAAAAGAAACCGGTCAAAAGAAAACGAAAACGTCAGAGTACCAGTCACTTAAAAGCGGTTCCGGAAACACTCGCCCTGCGTGAAGAGATGAAAGCGGAAGCGGAAAAGTACGTTGAACATCTCGACTGTTCCAACCCCTTTACCAAAGCGACACTGGAAGCCTGGTCGCGGGAACTGCTGGATCAAATGGGACAGCCTGAAAAGTTCCTGGGCTTCATGATGGTCTTGATCGGAAACTTTTTCTGGAAACGACAGTTTCTGGCGATCCCGTTTGAGCGACGCCTATTGCTGCTGCCACATTGTTTGAAACATGCCGAAGGTTGTCCCGCGGAATACGACGAGTTCGGCTTGGACTGCGAAAAATGTGGTGCCTGTTCAATTGCCGATTATAAAGTCAAAGCTGAAAAGCTGGGCTACAAGGTGCTCGTTGCTGAAGGCTCCCCCGTAGTGCTCAAAATCATCGTCGGCGGTTATGTCGATGGAATTTTAGGAGTCGCCTGCCTGAACGTCCTGGAAAAATCGATCGATAAAGTTCTGATCGCCGGTGTGCCCTCCTATGCAATTCCCCTCCATTCCGGCGACTGTAAAAATACAAAAATGGACGAACCCTGGATCTGGGAAGTACTCGAAGAGTATCGCCCCCTCGAAGAGCCGCTCACCAGAAGTTATCTGCCGACGATGCGGGCTTCCAACGCGCTCTTTGAAGAGAACTTTGACGAGATTCTGCCTCCCCGCCGCACAAAAACGGAACAGGCGGCACAAACTCCGCTGGGGAAAACGGAAGCCATCGCCTACGACTGGCTGAAACATGGTGGCAAACGATTCCGCCCCTTC
The Gimesia aquarii DNA segment above includes these coding regions:
- a CDS encoding prenyltransferase/squalene oxidase repeat-containing protein, which translates into the protein MSESISYQRVQAAYQRARAELLSARTDAGHWEGELSTSALSTATAVMALEMIRRHRPADDHSLDSSIKQGIHWIATHQNEDGGWGDTVKSFSNISTSMLCHAVFHATGNTEKFATVVVNAKQYIDRIGGVEAVVARYGKDKTFSVPILTHCALAGLVDWKTIPALPFELSCLPANFYKTVRLPVVSYALPALIAIGQVRHHFQKPKNPITRIIRNLSIQKSLKKLISIQPTNGGFLEAAPLTSFVTMSLAGMGLVDHPVVKKGLEFLLASARPDGSWPIDTNLATWTTTLSVNAIRGTLSEFEKTPIRQWLLQQQYQELHPYTSAEPGGWAWTDLPGGVPDADDTPGAILALLNLKPEESENEHTPEVRLALRNGVQWLLDLQNSNGGWPTFCRGWGTLPFDQSAADISAHVIRALQAWLQTEPDDADIPLRNRAERAIQHSFRYLASVQRADGSWLPLWFGNQHIKNDENPVYGTARVLAAYASQEMSESAQAEQAIKFLKSVQNDDGGWGGDAGAPSSVEETALAVDTLLSLGLDHDNPNITSGLNWLLQQVETNGFTESTPIGFYFAKLWYFEQLYPIIFTVSALHRAEMVLKKYTDDNLRLSLAEEDYPIMSTENQ